ATTTTATTTACCGAAAAACTGCGTTTCTGAATGCTCGTTTCAGAGATTGGAGTGCCATTATTCGGAGATTTTGACGGAGATTTTCGATAAACGGATTGTGTTCTTGCGAAGTTCGTATTCCGTTCTTGCGACGTTTGCAGACTGTTCTTCGCTTGTTTGGCAGATGTTTGAGCGAAGAATGGTGCTCAAAATCTGTCCGTTTGTCCGAAGAATGCAGAGCGTTTGCCGGTTGTTAAAGCCTGTAATGAGTGTTGTTTTTACGTGTTTGAATTTGCAACTGTTTTATAGTCAGATGGTTATTCCCTGTTTTTCAAATTTCGTGTATTTGAAAAAAGTTTCTCCTTGTTTTTGAAAATGCCCCTTGTTGGAAGTGCATTTGTAATAGTTTTTTACGTGTTTTTTTGTTTTATCTTGGTTTTAGATAAGCCCGGAACAAGGAACATAAGATGGTTCTGAAAAGTAATCAGACTGCTTTTGTCTTAGCCTCTCACAGAGAATACGGAAGCACAGATTTTGTGTTCGGAAGAGTAGGCGTGAATCAGTGAATCTGTGGTGTCTGTGAGAGCTTTCTTTGTAGGTTCAGCACAGGTCTGAAACGCGACGATAAAGAACAAGGGCTTTCCTTGTTGGAAAGCCCTTGTTATGTGAGAGACAAATAAATGAATTACTGCGGATTGATTTCCTTGATCAGACGGTCGGCATGTCCCCACTTGTCCATCATATAGAGAACGAAACGAATATCGACACCGATGCAGCGAGCGAGGTTGCGGTCGAAGTTGATATCGGAGCTGAGGCTGTCCCAGTTGCCGTCGAATGCAAGACCGATGAGCTGTCCCTTGCCGTTGAACATTGGCGAACCGGAGTTACCGCCCGTGATGTCGTTGTTGGTAAGGAAGCAGAGCTGCATCTTGTTTGACTTCTTGTCTGAGTATTTTCCGTAGTCCTTTGCAGAGAGGAGTTCTGTCATTATAGGCTCTGCCTTGTAGTCTGGAATCTTGTCGCTCTGCTTGAACTTCTCAACGATGCTTTCGGCAGTTGTGTAGTAGCCGCTATTGAATGCGCCAATCATATAGCCGCCCACCTGTCCGTAGCTCAATCGCATTGTGAAGTTGGCATCGCTGTAATGAGGCATATCCATTTCCATCTGTATCTTAGCTTCGCAGAGTTTCTTCTCTTCAGCCTGAATCTTTTCCGTTACAGGAGCAACCTTCTCGAGAATCTTGCCGTATGTGGCGTAAAGGTCGAGGCCTACCTGTACGGCAGGGTCTTTCATAAACTTCTTTGTATCCTTGCTGAAGAACTTTGCGCCCTTTGTGAGCACCTTACTCTTCTTGTAAAGATAGTCGGTGTACTTGTCGAAGTCGCCGCCAAACTTCTTGTTTACGGTCTGGAAGAAGTCCGGATGATATTCTGCGGGCATCATCTTGGCATAGTTCTTCATCATTGCAGCCGTCATTTCCTTGTCGAGGGCATAGTTCCACTCGCTGCTGTTGTCGGCAAATTCAAAATACTGCTTCTTAGGGTTCGTCTCGTCGCCCTGAAGCGGTGCACCGAGGTTCATTTGGATAGCACGTGTGAAGAACTCGGAAGTCTTCCAGAACGATTCCTGCCAGTACTGAAGTGCGTTCATTACAGGACCGCTTTCCTTGTAGTAACGCTCCAATGCGGCGAAATCAACGTTGGTTGCCGGGTTCTTTACCTTCTGATTGCTGAGCCAATGCTTTATTTTTGCTTCGTATTCAGCTTTCTGACGGATAAGACCGATGGAATCGATACATTTGTTCATACCCATAGAGTTCTTCCAGTAGTTGGCAGAACTTGCGTAGCCGTCTTCGTACTGGATGCGTGTTGCTTCGT
The Prevotella sp. HUN102 genome window above contains:
- a CDS encoding S46 family peptidase; amino-acid sequence: MKKSTLVLAGLLAMGTAHADEGMWTLYNLPDAVYEQMVNYGFELPCDMLYNSPNAISNYVVNFSGFCSGVVVSPDGLVFTNHHCGFGAINAHSTVEHDYMRDGFCAKSFSEELPNENMFVSFMRGQQDITARVSSLIAGKSMAEQEQIIDSLTNVMNDSIKAIDKTLHIEIDPFYEGNKYYATTYQEFRDLRLVFTVPKSMGKFGGDTDNWMWPRQTCDFSVFRIYADPKTNGPAEYSKDNVPYHPEHWAPVSLQGYKDKDFAMTIGYPGSTSRYLSSYGIQQRRDVENTSRVQTRDIKLAIMKKYMDADEATRIQYEDGYASSANYWKNSMGMNKCIDSIGLIRQKAEYEAKIKHWLSNQKVKNPATNVDFAALERYYKESGPVMNALQYWQESFWKTSEFFTRAIQMNLGAPLQGDETNPKKQYFEFADNSSEWNYALDKEMTAAMMKNYAKMMPAEYHPDFFQTVNKKFGGDFDKYTDYLYKKSKVLTKGAKFFSKDTKKFMKDPAVQVGLDLYATYGKILEKVAPVTEKIQAEEKKLCEAKIQMEMDMPHYSDANFTMRLSYGQVGGYMIGAFNSGYYTTAESIVEKFKQSDKIPDYKAEPIMTELLSAKDYGKYSDKKSNKMQLCFLTNNDITGGNSGSPMFNGKGQLIGLAFDGNWDSLSSDINFDRNLARCIGVDIRFVLYMMDKWGHADRLIKEINPQ